One genomic window of Candidatus Pseudobacter hemicellulosilyticus includes the following:
- a CDS encoding family 43 glycosylhydrolase gives MKIKTPTALTVVWLLSATACQKQNQQESFNAGEGSLGTQDVQILAAPVAGTLIDGATYRIRGITSSAPAGPVVEVTGNSSAEGQQIQQWLWFPNNGQKWKLVKIDATYYKLVNVTSNKCLTSPSSTESAILLQNTDIGSDAQAWSIAYTGSNYAFSLTNKATGMKMVLDPQSTTLGAKIRQKTTITGNQDQFNFHNLNYQNPLINASRPDPYVAEKDGYYYFMYTRGNVIGLRKTTSMSLLSNAPESVIWTPPTGQPYSSNIWAPELHFLSGKWYIYFAANDGGGDSHRMFVLENPNADPMTGTWTYKGKIFDATDQWAIDGSVLTIGSANYFIWSGWESTATRYKQYIYLAAMSNPWTISGPRITISSPTNTWEKHEPSSIGLGVNEGPIMLQKDASSPVFVIFSASRYTSDNYCLAQIQLRTGGDPTVASDWINKKQVFVRNDANSIYGPGHNGFFTSSYTDPNGVVKKENWFIYHARNVAATTNGQRAPRIQKITWNSDGSPNFGVAAADGVDMAIPVGE, from the coding sequence ATGAAGATCAAAACACCCACAGCACTCACTGTGGTTTGGTTGCTATCAGCGACAGCTTGCCAAAAACAAAATCAGCAGGAAAGTTTTAATGCCGGCGAAGGATCACTGGGAACGCAAGACGTTCAGATCCTGGCGGCCCCTGTAGCCGGGACATTGATTGATGGAGCTACTTACCGTATCAGGGGTATCACCTCGTCTGCGCCGGCAGGACCCGTTGTAGAGGTCACCGGAAATTCATCGGCAGAAGGCCAGCAAATTCAGCAATGGTTATGGTTCCCTAACAATGGTCAGAAATGGAAACTGGTAAAGATTGACGCCACCTATTATAAACTGGTGAACGTGACCAGTAACAAATGCCTGACATCCCCTTCTTCTACTGAATCAGCTATCCTGCTGCAGAACACGGACATTGGCAGCGATGCACAAGCCTGGTCCATTGCCTATACAGGTAGCAATTATGCATTTTCACTGACCAATAAGGCCACCGGTATGAAAATGGTGCTGGACCCGCAAAGCACTACCCTGGGCGCCAAGATCCGCCAGAAAACCACCATCACCGGTAACCAGGATCAATTCAATTTCCATAACCTCAATTATCAGAATCCGCTGATCAATGCCAGCAGGCCGGATCCCTATGTGGCGGAAAAGGATGGGTACTATTATTTCATGTACACCAGGGGTAATGTGATTGGCCTTCGGAAGACCACTTCCATGTCCCTGTTGTCCAATGCACCGGAATCGGTGATCTGGACGCCGCCAACCGGCCAGCCCTATTCTTCCAATATATGGGCGCCTGAACTGCATTTCCTGTCCGGGAAATGGTATATCTATTTTGCGGCCAATGATGGCGGTGGTGATTCACACCGCATGTTTGTACTGGAAAATCCCAATGCCGATCCCATGACCGGCACCTGGACCTATAAAGGCAAGATCTTTGATGCTACTGACCAGTGGGCCATTGATGGTTCTGTACTTACCATCGGATCTGCAAATTATTTCATCTGGTCGGGATGGGAAAGTACCGCCACCAGGTATAAACAATACATCTATCTCGCTGCCATGTCCAATCCATGGACTATCAGCGGTCCAAGGATCACCATCTCTTCTCCTACCAATACCTGGGAGAAACATGAGCCGAGTTCAATTGGTTTAGGAGTGAATGAAGGACCCATCATGCTGCAAAAAGATGCCAGCAGCCCTGTATTTGTCATCTTCTCGGCCAGCCGGTATACCAGCGATAACTATTGTCTGGCGCAGATACAGCTCAGGACCGGAGGTGATCCCACTGTAGCGTCCGACTGGATCAATAAAAAGCAGGTATTCGTAAGAAATGATGCCAACTCTATTTATGGTCCCGGGCACAACGGGTTCTTCACCAGTTCCTATACAGATCCCAATGGCGTGGTTAAAAAAGAAAATTGGTTTATCTACCATGCACGCAATGTGGCTGCAACTACCAATGGGCAAAGAGCGCCAAGGATACAGAAGATCACCTGGAACAGTGATGGATCACCGAATTTTGGTGTTGCTGCTGCAGATGGTGTGGATATGGCGATCCCGGTAGGAGAATGA